The Roseococcus microcysteis genome contains a region encoding:
- a CDS encoding D-amino-acid transaminase, which translates to MSRIAYVNGAYLPQRNASVNIEDRGYQFGDGIYEVVHLHANRFIDEDRHLDRLERSLKEVALPMPMPRAALRMVLVEVARLNRVTEGLLYMQVTRGVARRDHAFPTKPVPPALVVTIRRIPPYPRDIARWTIKAITTPDLRWARRDIKSVNLLPNCLARQAAREQGAGEAILYDPVTGMVTEGAATTIWIVDAEGVLRTRHLDSVILPGCTRGALIAELDAARIPYSLEEFHRDALATAREVFLTSATSFVKPIVAVDGVAVGDGTPGPMTRRLFDLFARHVHQQAGNAA; encoded by the coding sequence ATGTCCCGGATTGCCTATGTGAACGGCGCCTATCTGCCGCAGCGCAACGCCAGCGTGAACATCGAGGACCGCGGCTACCAGTTCGGTGACGGCATCTATGAGGTGGTGCATCTGCACGCCAACCGCTTCATCGACGAGGACCGCCATTTGGACCGGCTGGAGCGCAGCCTGAAGGAAGTCGCGCTGCCCATGCCGATGCCGCGCGCGGCACTCCGCATGGTGCTGGTGGAGGTGGCGCGCCTCAACCGCGTCACCGAGGGGCTGCTCTACATGCAGGTGACGCGGGGCGTGGCCCGGCGCGACCATGCCTTCCCCACGAAGCCGGTGCCGCCGGCGCTGGTGGTCACCATCCGCCGCATCCCCCCCTATCCGCGCGATATCGCGCGCTGGACCATCAAGGCCATCACCACGCCCGACCTGCGCTGGGCGCGGCGCGACATCAAGAGCGTGAACCTGCTGCCCAATTGCCTGGCCCGCCAGGCGGCGCGCGAGCAGGGCGCGGGCGAGGCCATCCTCTACGACCCCGTGACCGGCATGGTGACCGAGGGCGCGGCCACCACCATCTGGATCGTGGATGCGGAGGGCGTGCTGCGGACCCGCCACCTCGATTCCGTGATCCTGCCCGGCTGCACCCGCGGCGCGCTGATTGCGGAGCTGGACGCGGCGCGCATCCCCTACAGCCTGGAGGAATTTCACCGCGACGCGCTGGCCACGGCGCGCGAGGTGTTCCTGACCTCCGCCACCTCCTTCGTGAAGCCCATCGTGGCCGTGGATGGCGTGGCGGTGGGCGATGGCACGCCGGGGCCGATGACGCGGCGC
- the ntrX gene encoding nitrogen assimilation response regulator NtrX, whose amino-acid sequence MAHDILIVDDEPDIRAVIEGILSDEGYDTRQAHNSDTALQQFRARKPSLVILDIWLQNSRLDGLGILEAMHREEPQVPCVMISGHGTIETAVQAIQQGAYDFIEKPFKSDRLLLIVERALEAARLRREVNELRLRAGPETELLGISPHIAQLRGAIDKVAPTNSRVLITGPAGSGKEVAARMLHARSRRAGEPFVALNCATLNPARIEEELFGVEAQGDSPRRIGTLERAHGGTLLLDEVADMPLETQGKIVRALQEQGFERVGGATRIKVDARVIATTNRDLQAEIAAGRFREDLFYRLSVVPLRVPALRERREDVPVLARHFVARSVEASGLQPRELAEDTIAALQTYEWPGNVRQLRNLIDWLLIMAPGEAQAPIRAEALPPEIVSAAPAMLRLDRSSEIMTLPLREAREMFERQYLEAQLMRFGGNISRTANFVGMERSALHRKLKFLNVQAEDKAAGTA is encoded by the coding sequence ATGGCGCATGACATCCTGATCGTGGATGACGAGCCGGACATCCGCGCCGTGATCGAGGGGATTCTCTCGGACGAGGGCTATGACACGCGCCAGGCGCACAACAGCGACACGGCCTTGCAGCAGTTCCGCGCGCGCAAGCCCTCGCTCGTGATCCTGGACATCTGGCTGCAGAATTCGCGCCTGGACGGGCTGGGCATCCTGGAGGCCATGCACCGCGAGGAGCCGCAGGTGCCCTGCGTGATGATCTCGGGCCACGGCACCATCGAGACGGCGGTGCAGGCCATCCAGCAGGGCGCCTATGACTTCATCGAGAAGCCCTTCAAGTCCGACCGCCTGCTGCTGATCGTCGAGCGCGCGCTGGAGGCCGCCCGGCTGCGCCGCGAGGTGAATGAGCTGCGCCTGCGCGCCGGCCCCGAGACGGAGCTGCTGGGCATCTCGCCGCACATCGCCCAGCTGCGCGGCGCCATCGACAAGGTGGCGCCCACCAATTCGCGCGTGCTGATCACAGGCCCCGCGGGCTCGGGCAAGGAGGTGGCGGCGCGCATGCTGCACGCCCGTTCCCGCCGGGCGGGCGAGCCCTTCGTGGCACTCAACTGCGCCACGCTGAACCCCGCCCGCATCGAGGAGGAGCTGTTCGGCGTCGAAGCCCAGGGCGATTCCCCGCGCCGCATCGGCACGCTGGAACGCGCCCATGGCGGCACGCTGCTGCTGGACGAGGTGGCGGACATGCCGCTGGAGACCCAGGGCAAGATCGTGCGCGCGCTGCAGGAGCAGGGGTTTGAGCGGGTGGGAGGGGCCACGCGCATCAAAGTGGATGCGCGCGTCATCGCCACCACCAACCGCGACCTCCAGGCCGAGATCGCGGCGGGGCGCTTCCGCGAGGATCTGTTCTACCGCCTCTCGGTCGTGCCGCTGCGCGTGCCCGCCCTGCGCGAGCGGCGTGAGGATGTGCCGGTGCTGGCGCGGCATTTCGTGGCGCGCTCGGTGGAGGCTTCGGGGCTGCAACCGCGCGAATTGGCCGAGGACACGATTGCCGCGTTGCAGACCTATGAATGGCCCGGCAATGTGCGGCAGCTGCGCAACCTGATCGACTGGCTGCTCATCATGGCGCCGGGCGAGGCGCAGGCGCCCATCCGCGCCGAGGCCCTGCCGCCCGAGATCGTCTCCGCCGCGCCGGCCATGCTGCGGCTTGATCGTTCCAGCGAGATCATGACCCTGCCGCTGCGCGAGGCGCGGGAGATGTTCGAGCGGCAATACCTCGAAGCGCAGCTGATGCGCTTCGGCGGCAATATCAGCCGCACCGCCAATTTCGTGGGCATGGAACGCAGCGCGCTGCACCGCAAGCTGAAATTCCTGAACGTCCAGGCGGAGGACAAGGCGGCCGGGACGGCCTAG
- a CDS encoding sensor histidine kinase NtrY-like produces MAVAARPRVPLLRRLADMLLGRGVTLGLALAALVMGVATFVVLSDGSPFGPTSPGQLAAIFLGNTAVVLLLLASLAGRLVRVWAERRRGSAGSRLHTRLVLLFSVVAVVPAMLVAGFSVTFFNLGIQAWFNDRVRTALEASLIASRAYLQEHQNAIRADALAMVNDLNRAVVLLPDQNLAFARVLGGQASQRGLTEAVVFEPLLGRIVAHAGVTSAFMLAPPPGWAIDIARNGEVAVVAGEEEGRVRAVLALAPQTGLMLMIGRPLDGTVLEHISRTEAAVTAYQALDRNRDGLQITFIMIFAAGALLVLLAAVLIGLVLANQLARPISRLITAAERVRAGDLSVRVEEGDADDEVGSLSRAFNRMTNQLAAQRSELMEAYRQIADRQSFTEAVLGGVSAGVIGLDADLSINLPNRGASKLLGLDLEREIGRRLAEVVPEFAPLLAGPAGRTAEIKLGSPSERRTLLARLSPEMEGQGFVVTFDDISALLTAQRQAAWADVARRIAHEIKNPLTPIQLSAERLKRRYLKQITNDPETFTACTDTIVRQVGDIGRMVDEFSAFARMPQPVIREEELSRIVEEALVLPRTGSPEIAYEWSPPGMPVHVACDRRLIQQALANLLQNAADSIRLRAQAEAPADEEAPATPSRSRPLGHIRISLAPASGGAGMVAIRVEDDGLGLPDGEERERLTEPYVTHKPKGTGLGLAIVKKIMEDHGGRLLLGDAATGRGARAELLLPLRPAEGSPAEVRGAEAGGDVVMERGHGA; encoded by the coding sequence ATGGCCGTGGCGGCCCGCCCGCGCGTGCCCCTGCTGCGGCGGCTGGCCGACATGCTGCTGGGGCGCGGCGTGACGCTGGGCCTGGCGCTGGCCGCGCTGGTGATGGGGGTGGCGACCTTCGTCGTGCTCTCCGACGGCTCGCCCTTCGGGCCCACCAGCCCGGGGCAGCTCGCGGCCATCTTCCTGGGCAACACCGCGGTCGTGCTGCTGCTGCTGGCCTCGCTGGCCGGGCGGCTCGTGCGCGTCTGGGCGGAGCGACGGCGCGGCTCGGCCGGGTCGCGGCTGCACACGCGCCTCGTGCTGCTGTTCTCGGTGGTGGCGGTGGTGCCGGCCATGCTGGTGGCGGGCTTCTCGGTCACCTTCTTCAACCTGGGCATCCAGGCCTGGTTCAACGACCGTGTGCGGACGGCGCTGGAGGCCTCGCTCATCGCCTCGCGCGCCTATCTCCAGGAGCACCAGAACGCCATCCGCGCCGATGCGCTGGCCATGGTGAACGACCTCAACCGCGCGGTGGTCCTGCTGCCCGACCAGAACCTCGCCTTCGCGCGCGTGCTGGGCGGGCAGGCCAGTCAGCGCGGCCTGACCGAGGCGGTGGTCTTCGAACCGCTGCTGGGGCGCATCGTCGCCCATGCCGGCGTCACCTCCGCCTTCATGCTGGCGCCACCGCCCGGCTGGGCCATCGACATCGCCCGCAATGGCGAGGTGGCGGTGGTCGCGGGCGAGGAGGAGGGGCGGGTGCGCGCCGTTCTCGCGCTGGCGCCGCAGACCGGCCTCATGCTGATGATCGGCCGGCCGCTCGATGGCACGGTGCTGGAGCATATCAGCCGCACCGAGGCCGCCGTCACCGCCTACCAGGCGCTGGACCGAAATCGCGACGGCCTGCAGATCACCTTCATCATGATCTTCGCCGCCGGCGCGCTGCTGGTGCTGCTGGCGGCGGTGCTGATCGGCCTTGTGCTCGCCAACCAGCTGGCGCGGCCCATCTCGCGCCTCATCACCGCGGCCGAGCGGGTGCGGGCGGGCGACCTCTCCGTGCGGGTGGAGGAGGGCGACGCGGATGACGAGGTCGGCAGCCTGTCGCGCGCCTTCAACCGCATGACCAACCAGCTCGCCGCCCAGCGCAGCGAGCTGATGGAGGCCTATCGCCAGATCGCCGACCGGCAGAGCTTCACGGAGGCCGTGCTGGGCGGGGTTTCGGCGGGCGTCATCGGCCTCGACGCCGATCTCAGCATCAACCTGCCCAATCGCGGTGCCAGCAAGCTGCTGGGCCTCGACCTGGAGCGCGAGATCGGGCGGCGCCTGGCCGAGGTGGTGCCGGAGTTCGCGCCCCTGCTGGCCGGCCCCGCCGGGCGCACGGCGGAAATCAAGCTGGGTTCCCCCTCGGAGCGCCGGACCCTGCTGGCCCGCCTCTCGCCCGAGATGGAGGGGCAGGGCTTCGTCGTCACCTTCGACGACATCTCCGCCCTGCTGACCGCTCAGCGCCAGGCGGCCTGGGCCGATGTGGCGCGGCGCATCGCGCACGAGATCAAGAACCCGCTGACGCCCATCCAGCTCAGCGCCGAGCGGCTGAAGCGCCGCTACCTCAAGCAGATCACCAACGACCCCGAGACCTTCACCGCCTGCACCGACACCATCGTGCGGCAGGTGGGCGATATCGGCCGCATGGTGGACGAATTCAGCGCCTTCGCCCGCATGCCCCAGCCTGTGATTCGCGAGGAGGAGTTGTCGCGCATCGTGGAGGAGGCGCTGGTGCTGCCACGAACCGGCAGCCCGGAAATCGCCTATGAATGGTCCCCGCCCGGCATGCCCGTGCATGTGGCCTGCGACCGGCGGTTGATCCAGCAGGCCCTGGCCAACCTGCTCCAGAACGCGGCCGATTCCATCCGCCTGCGCGCCCAGGCGGAGGCGCCGGCGGATGAGGAGGCGCCCGCCACGCCCTCCCGCTCCCGGCCGCTCGGCCATATCCGGATCAGCCTCGCGCCTGCATCCGGTGGGGCGGGCATGGTCGCGATCCGTGTCGAGGATGACGGCCTCGGCCTGCCCGATGGCGAGGAGCGCGAGCGCCTGACGGAACCCTACGTCACCCACAAGCCCAAGGGCACCGGCCTTGGTCTTGCCATCGTGAAGAAGATCATGGAGGACCACGGCGGCCGCCTCCTGCTGGGGGATGCGGCGACCGGGCGCGGTGCGCGGGCGGAGCTGTTGCTGCCGCTCCGGCCGGCCGAAGGCAGCCCTGCGGAGGTCCGTGGGGCCGAGGCAGGCGGGGATGTGGTGATGGAGCGCGGCCATGGCGCATGA